ttacctaatcaaattttaatataacaataGTAACCTCATAAATATTAACACGTCAaaattgtggtctcgaaaccatctttttcgacaccactgaaaaataggctattacaactaaggtagtggagtaggcaattggggtTGAACCACTATAAAATCATTGTGTTCATGTCTCATTTTCTTATCCTTGCTTCTAAAAAAATTTTACAGGTCAATTCACCTCTATTAACTATTCTGATTGATCGATTGAGCTAACAATTCTTCAACCTTAATCAACTACAAAACACAAAAAGTTATTTTAACTAAACTAACTAAATTATAATTAACAAgagaataattttataaaatacattAATCAatttctataataaaaaaaataacaaaatataaaataatttaaaaaataacctCCCTCCATAAAACAACACTACAAATTAATAGAAAAAGCAAAATAATCCTTAAAAGCAAAATAATACTTGTGTTTTTTAAAGGGGTAAGTGGTTTAAGTTTAGGATTTTTTGAAGTTAGGAATTTTCGGAGCATGGGTCTTTTTCAGCCatggatttgggttttttttttttttttacttctctAAGTATCCATTAAAATGAACTCAATAATTAATCATCCACATTCTGTAGGCTCATAAAGTAGTTAAATGCTAGCCACGAGTTCTAAAGTTATTCCATATCTAGGACGAGCATCAAACCCTCGAGCCATATCACTTAACTCCTGTGATTGGACGTGtggttttttatttataattttgtactGATTGGTGGGGATTTATCCAACCAGATAAGGGTGTTGGGCGGGAAAAGGGCAAAGTTGAATCTTTTCGGAGGCTAGAAGTGCAGATATTCTTTGTTACCTCAGGGCCTTAAATTGCCACTATACCCTTTTCATTTTTAatgagaatttgaaaaaaaaaaaaaaccaaccaaATATATTTATGACAATTTGATAGAAGATGTTAGTCCAAATCTCCATTAGTTGTGGCGTTTTGGTGTTAGTCCCATCCCCTCATGTTCCCCCATTGTTCAAAACATGATATTTCAATAATTAATTTGGTTCTTATATTATTCcgcaaataataattttttaacattattttgaaaaaataaatctaaatattTCAACAAAATAGTCAAATTACATCCCCAATTGGAAAATAAATTACAGGAAAAATTAACAAAACCTatattaagaaataaaatttATTGGTGCAGGAAATAAATTTTTTGTAGtaataaaaaaaacaatttgGAAGTCATTTCGTTCTAATAAATCGTGAAATAAATGTAATGAGCAAAAAGTCCAAAAGCCTATGCCCCAAATAATAACAAATTGCAATGCAAtagattatataataatatatagggTGTCATTCATTAGAGAAAGAGACCTTAAAAATTCTGTTATTCTCTTGATAGATGGAGTAGTTTGGGACCTTGCCATAGTTTGCCACGTGCCCACCAAAGCAATGGGGGATGTGGGTCCACAGACAGAACCCAAACCTATACTTCTTACATAAAAACAGTCACCTTACCAAACTGTAGCTCACACAACGGTACAAGATTTCAAAGTGAAACTAATACCATCACATTAAACATACGTGTCAAACCCTAAATCCAGGACACCAGAGATACTTCCATCTTATTTACTTGCTTAATCAGTAGTAaattatgtatgtatgtattattATGGAAGTGGCAGAGTCATCTTCTTGATCTTGCAGCAGTTTCTCTCTGGGCATTGAAGTAAACTGCAGCCACTGGGAGGCCCAAACCGTTGTCGGCTGAGAACCTCCGTGTGTTGAAACAATCCCTGGAAGATGGTGGCCTCACTGTTTGTCTTCCTCTCTGTTTGAACAGTACGAACACGTATCTATGGATGCCCACTGTTGGCTTTGGAGTCTCGTAGCTAATAACTTCCCTCCCTATTGTTTGATTATTGCTAATATTAATTATGAGTTAAAGAAGAGAGTCATAAAAGCACAAATTGCAGTCTTGGGAACTCACCAAAGGAAGCATCAGTAGTACCCGGAATGTCGGTAACCATCCTGAAATTTACATtttgaacaaaagaaaagagagtatattttaaattctaatgccagcaacttttattttatattgtATCTATGGATACTAATAAATGCAATACAAACCAGTGCAAATGTTCTCTCAAGTAGGGATCACTAGGGCTTGGAGCATCGGGATCTGTCATGATctggaaaaaagaagaagagaaattagTAAGAAATATTGCAAGATGGATGGCtaatgtttaatgcttaaataataCTTACTAAAGTGTAAGAAGGTCTCATGTCGTCGCCGCCAATCTCAACCCGAGGTCTAGCAGTGATGAGGGCAGGCATGAGCTCATGGCCATTGGCAACTTGTTTGTTGGAGTTGTAAGTTACTGTTATTTTGACACTAGGGAAGAAATTGTCCACCACCTCTCCTATAACTCTCCCGATGATAAGTGGGTCGGGGACTCTtgacatgatatatatatttttatctaatGAAGATTGCAACACTTCTAACTAGATCGAAAGGAAAGTTAATGTATGCTTTGTAAGCTACTTTGAATTTTGATGCAATGGGTTTGGGAGAAAATATGAGAACGTTTATAGATAAGAGGAGAGTGAATGGAGCTTGGGTTTGATTTGAAGCTCAAAGATTCCAAAATTCTTCAGTTTACCATAAGAAGAAAAGAAGTCTATTTGCGGAATAGATTTTTGACAAGCTTTTTAATTCTCTTATTTCCTTTTTAACACAGCAATTCTTCAGGGGTGGCGAATCATGAACATGGGTTTTtcttcaagaaaaaaaaaaatcggGTTCAAGATGGTATGTATAGacattttcatttaaattttagggtaaacatcggtatatataaaattttctgggtttgatatatttattaaaataataattaaaaaattttaaggtaGACCATAtcattagttattaaattatgggtaagttttttaattttgttattgaattattcaaaagttttttatTAAGTCATTAGATTGTTAAATTTAATGCTATATGGCTTTTTCTGTTTGCACTATTTGCACAATCGAAAGCTctttttttccttctcttctacaattcaatttttttcataaaatagcttTGGACATCACGAATCTacgaattaaaatttaaatagttttTTCTCCAATCTTCGACATTGATCGTTAAATCGACTTGGATCTAgggtatgttcttctactcattGAAGGATACCGATCCACCATTCCGATCATTGAATCGTGACTTGAAGCTCACTGATTAATAGGGAAAGGAATAGTGGGAAGAGGGAGAGCGAGAGAATCAGAGTAGGGGGAGGGATGGTGGGGAAGAGGAAAAGGGATGGGAGAGCGCGTTGGTAGGGGGAGGGAGATGAGAGGGGAAGGGGAGAGAAGGATGGAAAATAGCAGCTTCATTACGTCTGTAACGGAAAATGATTAGTTAGTGGTTACTAATTTGTTATTTTTCGAAAGTGTCGTGACTGAGTTGAAAGTTGGGTAATTGATCTTAAAGGATCGAAATCAGAGTGGGGagctaataaaatttaaaaggaaaCAGGTTTGATTTATAGATGCATAAAAATGAAAACGAAAATCGTCGGGCAGTGTCCCACCCCGCCGGTTATCATATTCCTAGAAATCACGGGAGAGATGGGATTGGCTTCTTATAGATCCTTCCCAAAAGCTTCAAATGTTTAATTCTAAACATGTATATCTGTATGGAATCTAACACGTAATAGGGTTATTGGGTTCATAAATTAAAAATGAAGAATActacaactttttttttctctaatttaatataatatcttTGTGGACAAATGGGAATTCAACTTTTAAGGTGCTTCACTTTCTCCAATTAGAAAGTAAAGACCAAAACTAAAAAAAGCTTATCAACAACCTTGAAAACATGTAGTAGTAATTAATTCAATGGAGGCAAGGCAAAGGCCGCACTTTTCTGGATCCCTTTTTCTTATCTTTTACCCAATTCCTTTCCATATATAAACATTTTAATCCAAGCCTGTGCATGGATACAGCAACTAAACTACTTTCTCCACCAAGCTTTGGAGCTTTGCTACTTCTACTCCTCACttaattatatgtgaatttagcgTATAACGCTTAGCAACAATTTTTCCGTAATTACCATATAACTTGGGAGTTTTTGTCTTCTTGTTTCGTGAATGTTTATCCATTATTACGAAGCCTAAAGTAGCAGAATTTTCAAATTAATAAACTTTGATCAAATTTTTGTAATTAATATAAGTATTTTCCACTTCAAAATATACTAGAGATTCGCACTTAAATGGTACCTTGTCATTTCAAGTTAAAATGGAATTGTTTACTGGACTACTTTCAATATTAAATATACCACTGATAAGTGATAATCGATGCATTTTAATTtgcattataataataattttgtcATATAAGAAAACACCAATATTAAAAACATTAATCTTTCTTGAAGAAAATTTTTATCTAAATTCTAAACCATGAATTATAAATCTATCAGCGGCAATTTTTTACCGTTACTTTCCACACAGAAGCAATATATATGTTTTCATAGTTTTTATAtgctttaattttaattaatttagcaGTTATATTTTAGAGAAAATATTTAGTGCACCAATACATAAATTTCATACATAAATAAACAAACATTGGagcatttataaataaatattagtaatttatttaacataattaggtaataattaattataaataaaatattaaagctCTAAATTCTAACTTAATTGAAACCCtaaattaaagattttaaatcttaaacccaaaatattaaggagttattaatatttatttataatagttaTAGTTAGTTAATATTAAATTAtgctaaataaaattataaaaatttatttatcaaCTTTgcacaatttttattttatttaatgattATGTGTCATTATTATTTATGATGGTTTATGAAACTCATACACTAACAATGTATTAAATATTATTCCTTTAATTTTGTAAGtgatacatataaaatttaaggAAATAAATAACCAGACATTTTTTGTTCAAGtggttttttttttgataaattgGTAGTGAAAACTTTTTATTACACAAGTAAGGATCAAATGTTGCTGACTGCTCTAACTTTTAATATATACTTTAGCCCTTAAACTTGGTAATATGTACTTAGTTAACACTTAAATTTTTCTGGACTTAATTGAGATTTAAATTTGGAAATCATTAATCAAGTTGGTACTTTTGTTAAGTACCAAACTAGCATCGTTAGATTTTGGGTTGACAACCAATAGAATGTTGTCATGTttcctaaaattaaaaaatatttttttaaaaaaatgaaaaattaaaaaactttAGGGACCTTTTCTAGTTCACATGCATAAAGAACTTGGACCAACAGTTGTCTAGATTTATTTGCATCAAGACAACAATTTATTTAGATTCATTCTAATATGTATTtctagtaattttatattttataattttaaaaataataatataaaaatattttttaaaatgaatttgaGGCATTTTAGAAACATTTCAGTTTTTTATATACTTTTAGAAATATTCTTGAATTTTAggaattttatctttttatttcaagTGCCTAATCAACTTTGCACAAATGTttccatttaattttaaaatttctaaaatgcctaaaatttaatttaaaaataattttatagtattatttttaaaattataaaaaataaaattacttgaATAAATGGTTGTCCATATTCAATTATGGATTACTCTTGATTGATTCATTATACACATGAATTCAGAAAATCCTAAAGTTTctaattgaaaaataattttttattttttgggacATGTGTTGAAGTTCTATTAGCTATCACCCCAAAATCTAATAGTGTTAGTCAGGTATTAATAGAAAGTACCAACTTTATTAATAACTTACATTTGCAAGTGCCAATTAGGTCTAAAAAATATTTAGGTGAGAATTACATAGTTGTCAAGTTCAATAACTAAAGTATACATTAAccctttttaaaatattaatttattattattatttaactacACCTTAACACCGCTCGTGGAGTTTTTAAACTCCACTAGTAAGTCAAGATAAAAAGGAATTTAGAACAACTCAATTTTTGGTGGTGTTAAAAAATATGGTTTCGAAATCCCATTTTAATAAATTGAGTCTGTAAATATAAAATAGGAATATTTTGGGTtagtataaaattataataatgatCAGTTAAGTAATTTAGCCAAAAGTAATTAATTAAAACttaggaattaaattgtaaaagtctaatcttgagttttaattaagaaaagtcTTGCAAGCCTATATAGCAAGTATCCAAAAAACTAAAATGACTATTAAACCATTCTTTTATTAAGTTTGGTGGGAAATGATGATGGATGACACTTAATTTTATCTATAATAAATTAATGTATAAAAATGTCTTAATTAAAGGTTAATAATAGTTAATAAAGTTAATTAAACTATTAAGCTTATTATAAATAGCTAGGAAAGTGGGAAGAAAGATGAAAACACTTCATCTTGTTCCTTTCTGTCCACCATtggtaaagaaaaaagaaactttCAACATCTTTCTAACATTCAGACATTATTGTAAGTAAGTTCCTaagttatttttctttaattcttatagatttatgatcatgagagtttgatttagctagcccatgtatcaaTCTGATCACTTGTTAAATTTATAGCAAGTTGCCATTATAGAGAAATTGATTAATTA
Above is a genomic segment from Gossypium arboreum isolate Shixiya-1 chromosome 8, ASM2569848v2, whole genome shotgun sequence containing:
- the LOC108469214 gene encoding CEN-like protein 1 → MSRVPDPLIIGRVIGEVVDNFFPSVKITVTYNSNKQVANGHELMPALITARPRVEIGGDDMRPSYTLIMTDPDAPSPSDPYLREHLHWMVTDIPGTTDASFGREVISYETPKPTVGIHRYVFVLFKQRGRQTVRPPSSRDCFNTRRFSADNGLGLPVAAVYFNAQRETAARSRR